A genomic window from Nosocomiicoccus massiliensis includes:
- a CDS encoding NUDIX domain-containing protein, translated as MSKFDEMILVVNRKDLFNDEAHAFNGFLSQSDARFNEITKTLDDYEIKRRGDMEEDESYKQLVSYTIVESEDETLVYKRLTGGGESRLHGLHSIGVGGHMNDIESEENIKEKMFENAARELQEEIGLEKKDLNAFELIGLINDDTNEVGRVHIGLVFKVNVDKEKVFTNEEDTLQLIWSKREELKELGNYETWSELIIRDLYE; from the coding sequence ATGAGTAAATTTGATGAAATGATTTTAGTAGTAAATAGAAAAGATTTATTTAATGATGAAGCACATGCGTTTAACGGTTTTTTAAGTCAATCTGATGCACGTTTTAATGAAATCACGAAGACGTTAGATGACTATGAAATTAAACGCCGTGGAGATATGGAAGAAGACGAGTCGTATAAACAACTCGTATCATATACGATTGTTGAAAGTGAAGATGAAACGCTCGTTTATAAACGTTTAACAGGTGGCGGTGAATCTCGTCTACATGGACTTCATTCAATCGGTGTCGGTGGACATATGAACGATATTGAATCTGAAGAAAACATTAAAGAAAAAATGTTTGAAAACGCAGCGCGTGAACTACAAGAAGAAATTGGCTTAGAAAAGAAAGACTTAAACGCCTTTGAACTAATCGGTTTAATTAACGATGATACAAACGAAGTCGGACGTGTCCATATTGGACTCGTATTTAAAGTAAATGTCGACAAAGAAAAAGTATTTACGAATGAAGAAGACACGCTACAACTTATATGGTCAAAAAGAGAAGAGTTAAAAGAGTTAGGAAACTACGAAACGTGGAGTGAACTCATCATTCGTGATTTATATGAATAA
- a CDS encoding metallophosphoesterase family protein: MKVLIVSDNHREKTMIEKLPKEIDADLYIHLGDSELSSEDALLEPYEYVKGNTDYDTSFRTEQLYDGLIYFTHGHLYHVNRDRNLLASKAKALGAIYALYGHTHIAKVEKINDVYCINPGSISASRSSEPETYAVLDTEEKIVTFYKRDGEVLKQVELE; this comes from the coding sequence ATGAAAGTATTAATCGTCAGTGATAACCATAGAGAAAAGACAATGATTGAAAAATTGCCTAAAGAAATAGATGCTGATCTATACATCCATCTCGGTGATAGCGAACTATCATCAGAAGATGCTCTACTCGAACCGTATGAGTATGTTAAAGGAAATACGGATTATGATACGAGTTTTAGAACTGAACAATTATATGACGGACTTATTTATTTTACACACGGTCATTTATACCACGTAAATCGTGATCGAAATTTACTCGCTTCAAAAGCGAAAGCACTCGGTGCAATTTATGCGTTATATGGTCATACGCATATCGCTAAAGTAGAAAAAATTAATGACGTTTACTGTATAAACCCAGGATCAATATCCGCTTCTAGAAGTTCTGAGCCAGAAACATATGCAGTATTAGACACTGAAGAGAAAATCGTAACGTTTTATAAAAGAGACGGAGAAGTGTTAAAACAAGTCGAACTCGAGTGA
- the sdhA gene encoding succinate dehydrogenase flavoprotein subunit, translating to MANNKVIVVGGGLAGLMATIKAAESGAQIDLFSIVPVKRSHSVCAQGGINGAVNTKGEGDSPYKHFDDTVYGGDFLANQPPVKAMTEAAPKIIHLLDRMGVMFSRTPEGLLDFRRFGGTLYHRTAFAGATTGQQLLYALDEQVRKYEVEGLVTKYEGFEFLGIVKDAEGRARGITAQDIKTGEIRSFGADAVIMATGGPGIIFGKSTNSMINTGSAASIVYQQGAVYANGEFIQIHPTAIPGDDKLRLMSESARGEGGRVWTYKDGKPWYFLEEKYPNYGNLVPRDIATREIFDVCVNQKLGINGENMVYLDLSHKDPHELDVKLGGIIEIYEKFTGDDPRKVPMKIFPAVHYSMGGLYVDYDQMTNIPGLFAAGECDYSQHGANRLGANSLLSAIYGGMVAGPNAIDYVNSLETTYEELDSAIFDEAVKVEEDRWENILNMKGEENAYQLHRELGELMTNNVTVVRENAKLVETDKEIVKLMERYQNINMDDTKQWSNQAAFFTRQLWNMLVLARVITIGALNRNESRGAHYKPEFPDRNDEEWLKTTKAYYEGPTEAPRFEYEDVDVSLIPPRVRDYTK from the coding sequence ATGGCAAATAATAAAGTTATCGTTGTCGGGGGTGGACTTGCAGGTCTAATGGCAACGATAAAAGCAGCAGAAAGCGGCGCACAAATTGATCTATTTTCAATTGTTCCAGTTAAACGTTCACACTCTGTATGTGCACAAGGTGGAATTAACGGTGCCGTAAATACAAAAGGTGAGGGAGATTCACCTTATAAACACTTTGATGATACGGTGTACGGTGGAGACTTTTTAGCCAACCAACCACCGGTTAAGGCAATGACTGAAGCAGCACCAAAAATTATTCACTTACTCGACCGTATGGGCGTTATGTTTAGTCGTACGCCAGAAGGTTTACTCGACTTCCGTCGTTTCGGTGGAACGTTATATCACCGTACGGCATTCGCAGGTGCAACGACTGGTCAACAGTTATTATACGCACTTGATGAGCAAGTAAGAAAATATGAAGTTGAAGGTTTAGTAACAAAATACGAAGGTTTTGAATTTTTAGGCATCGTTAAAGATGCTGAAGGTCGTGCACGTGGTATTACAGCGCAAGACATCAAAACGGGTGAAATTCGTTCGTTCGGTGCTGACGCGGTTATTATGGCTACAGGTGGACCTGGTATTATCTTTGGTAAATCGACAAACTCAATGATTAACACTGGATCAGCAGCGTCAATCGTGTACCAACAAGGTGCAGTATACGCAAACGGTGAGTTCATCCAGATTCACCCAACCGCAATTCCTGGTGACGACAAATTACGTCTTATGAGTGAGTCAGCGCGTGGTGAAGGTGGACGTGTTTGGACATACAAAGATGGTAAGCCTTGGTATTTCTTAGAAGAGAAATATCCAAACTATGGAAACCTTGTACCAAGAGATATCGCGACGCGTGAAATCTTTGATGTATGTGTAAATCAAAAGTTAGGTATTAACGGAGAAAACATGGTTTACTTAGACCTTTCGCATAAAGATCCACACGAGTTAGATGTTAAACTCGGTGGAATTATCGAAATCTATGAGAAATTTACTGGAGACGATCCGCGTAAAGTTCCGATGAAAATCTTCCCAGCAGTACACTACTCAATGGGTGGATTATATGTAGATTACGATCAAATGACAAACATCCCTGGTCTATTCGCAGCAGGTGAGTGTGATTATTCACAACACGGTGCAAACCGACTTGGTGCAAACTCATTATTATCAGCAATTTACGGTGGTATGGTTGCTGGACCTAATGCGATCGACTATGTGAACTCTTTAGAAACGACTTACGAAGAGTTAGATAGTGCAATTTTCGATGAAGCAGTAAAAGTCGAAGAAGATCGCTGGGAAAACATCCTTAACATGAAGGGTGAAGAAAACGCATATCAATTACACCGTGAACTTGGTGAGTTAATGACAAACAACGTAACAGTTGTTAGAGAAAACGCAAAATTAGTTGAAACAGATAAAGAAATCGTTAAATTAATGGAAAGATATCAAAACATTAATATGGACGATACAAAGCAGTGGAGTAACCAAGCTGCATTCTTCACAAGACAATTATGGAACATGTTAGTGTTAGCACGTGTAATTACAATCGGTGCATTAAACCGTAACGAATCTCGTGGTGCACATTACAAACCAGAATTCCCTGACCGTAACGATGAAGAATGGCTTAAAACTACAAAAGCGTATTACGAAGGGCCAACGGAAGCACCACGTTTTGAATATGAAGACGTTGATGTAAGCCTAATCCCACCACGCGTACGTGACTATACTAAGTAA
- the racE gene encoding glutamate racemase, with protein MDSGVGGLTVVKELVRQLPREKIVYFGDSLRCPYGQRSKEEVLSFTKEIYNFLSRKDIKLFIIACNTATALAISEIRKMIDIPVIGVIKPGSRRALQISDNDNILVLSTRGTMLSHKYKSTIQKINKSAIVTEHACPDFVPLIEAFNYKNDDIRNNVISETLQSVKDTNADTVILGCTHYPLIKQAIDDYFSNEKNIVDSGLETARDVSTLLEFKELLSSNDDEIIHEIYVHGDHQQFEKILNEWMPNFKYTIQSVQL; from the coding sequence ATGGATTCTGGAGTTGGTGGATTAACAGTTGTAAAAGAACTCGTACGACAACTACCGAGAGAAAAGATCGTATATTTTGGGGATAGTTTAAGATGCCCGTACGGCCAACGATCGAAAGAAGAAGTGTTATCGTTCACGAAAGAAATATATAATTTTTTAAGTCGTAAAGATATAAAGCTGTTTATCATTGCTTGTAACACAGCGACTGCTCTCGCTATTTCTGAAATTAGAAAGATGATAGATATCCCAGTCATCGGTGTTATTAAACCAGGATCAAGACGTGCATTACAAATTTCAGACAATGACAATATTCTCGTCTTATCTACGCGAGGTACGATGCTTTCACATAAATATAAGTCGACGATACAAAAGATTAATAAATCAGCAATCGTCACAGAGCATGCGTGTCCGGATTTTGTACCACTTATCGAAGCATTTAATTATAAAAATGATGATATACGAAATAATGTAATTTCCGAAACGTTACAGAGCGTTAAAGACACAAATGCAGACACAGTGATTCTCGGTTGTACCCATTATCCGTTAATTAAACAAGCGATTGATGATTATTTTTCAAATGAAAAAAATATTGTCGATTCTGGTTTAGAGACAGCAAGAGACGTCAGTACGTTACTAGAGTTTAAAGAGTTACTCAGCTCAAACGACGATGAGATCATACACGAGATTTACGTTCACGGAGACCATCAACAATTCGAAAAGATTTTAAACGAATGGATGCCGAATTTTAAATATACGATTCAATCAGTACAATTATAG
- the sdhB gene encoding succinate dehydrogenase iron-sulfur subunit, giving the protein MAETIKLKIKRQENPESQSYWEDFEIPYRPNMNVISALMEIQRNPVNAKGEKTTPVTWDMSCLEEVCGACSMVINGNARQSCTALIDQYTQPITLEPMSTFPVVRDLQIDRSRMFDSLKRVKAWVPIDGTYDLGAGPRMPEKQRQVAYELSKCMTCGVCLEVCPNVNDKSDFIGAAPISQVRLFNLHPTGRMNKDERLDALMGKGGVSECGMAQNCVKACPKGIPLTTSIASMQRETTFHMFKSFFGSDHEVE; this is encoded by the coding sequence ATGGCAGAAACTATTAAATTAAAAATCAAACGCCAAGAAAACCCAGAATCACAAAGCTACTGGGAAGACTTTGAAATTCCTTACAGACCAAATATGAACGTCATCAGTGCGCTTATGGAGATTCAAAGAAACCCTGTGAACGCTAAAGGAGAAAAAACAACACCAGTCACTTGGGACATGAGTTGTTTAGAAGAAGTTTGTGGTGCGTGTTCAATGGTTATTAACGGAAATGCACGCCAATCATGTACTGCGCTAATTGACCAGTACACGCAACCAATCACGTTAGAACCGATGAGCACATTCCCAGTCGTTAGAGACTTACAAATTGACCGCTCACGTATGTTCGATAGCTTAAAACGTGTGAAAGCTTGGGTACCAATCGATGGTACATACGATCTTGGTGCAGGTCCTCGTATGCCTGAAAAGCAACGTCAAGTTGCATATGAACTTTCTAAATGTATGACATGTGGTGTATGTTTAGAAGTGTGTCCAAACGTAAACGACAAATCTGACTTTATCGGTGCAGCACCGATTTCACAAGTGCGTCTATTTAACTTACATCCAACAGGACGTATGAACAAAGACGAAAGATTAGATGCGTTAATGGGCAAAGGTGGAGTATCTGAATGTGGTATGGCACAAAACTGTGTTAAAGCATGTCCAAAAGGTATTCCATTAACAACTTCTATCGCATCTATGCAAAGAGAAACGACATTCCATATGTTTAAATCATTCTTTGGTAGTGACCATGAAGTAGAATAA
- a CDS encoding QueT transporter family protein, translating to MKFTSKDLAINACIAALYVVLTTINPIGHGMIQVRVSEMLAILPFINRKLIPGMIVGVTVANFFSPLGYIDVLVGVGCAVVSYTISYFIKNLWINVVQYAVVCGLIVSLMLKSVLGIPYWPSVIAIFISTLIVGMIGAVIFNALKERLKLVD from the coding sequence ATGAAATTTACTTCAAAGGATCTTGCAATTAATGCATGTATCGCCGCTTTGTATGTCGTCTTAACGACAATTAACCCCATCGGTCACGGAATGATACAAGTCCGCGTGTCAGAAATGCTCGCTATCCTTCCGTTTATAAACCGAAAATTGATACCTGGAATGATCGTAGGTGTAACAGTTGCAAACTTCTTTTCACCACTCGGGTATATCGACGTTCTTGTCGGAGTAGGATGTGCGGTCGTTTCGTATACAATTAGTTACTTCATTAAAAACTTATGGATAAACGTCGTACAATACGCAGTTGTATGTGGGCTTATCGTATCACTCATGCTGAAATCTGTATTAGGGATACCATATTGGCCATCAGTCATCGCAATATTTATATCGACACTCATCGTTGGTATGATCGGTGCTGTCATATTTAATGCACTAAAAGAAAGACTGAAATTAGTAGATTAA
- a CDS encoding succinate dehydrogenase cytochrome b558 subunit, translated as MSKQDSSFFVRRLHSLLGVVPLGVFLVQHLIINNFATRGPEAFNTAAGFMGNLPFVLVLETFVIYLPILFHGIYGVYIAFTAKNNVGRYGTYRNWMFLIQRITGIIAFVFIAIHVYQTRFQVLLGAEVNFDMMADILGSPFWFVFYVVGVLAVVFHFANGLWSFMITWGITQSPKSQQIMSYVAIIVFVIVGFIGVQTLFAFI; from the coding sequence GTGTCTAAACAAGATTCGAGCTTTTTTGTGAGAAGATTGCATTCATTGCTTGGAGTTGTGCCACTCGGTGTGTTCTTAGTTCAACACCTGATCATCAACAACTTCGCAACACGTGGACCAGAAGCGTTTAACACGGCTGCTGGATTCATGGGTAACTTGCCTTTTGTTTTAGTTCTTGAAACATTTGTCATTTACTTACCGATTTTATTCCATGGTATTTACGGTGTGTATATTGCATTTACTGCAAAAAACAACGTAGGTCGATACGGTACATACAGAAACTGGATGTTCCTTATTCAGAGAATTACGGGAATTATTGCATTCGTATTTATTGCGATTCACGTCTATCAAACACGTTTCCAAGTACTACTAGGTGCTGAAGTAAACTTTGATATGATGGCAGATATTCTCGGTAGTCCATTTTGGTTTGTATTCTATGTAGTCGGTGTTCTTGCGGTCGTATTCCACTTTGCAAACGGATTATGGTCATTCATGATTACATGGGGAATTACACAATCACCAAAATCTCAGCAAATAATGAGCTATGTTGCGATTATCGTTTTTGTAATTGTTGGATTCATCGGCGTTCAAACATTATTCGCATTTATTTAA
- a CDS encoding MarR family transcriptional regulator codes for MSLNMNSASIEKSLRYLSVQVRLYGREILKEYKLSKIQFITLQWVSDSNGQTIGEVAKKLNLAYSTTTDIIDKLECSGFVRRERGHKDKRVVLVKIEQKGTELLSQVIKKRVQFIDEITCDFTEDEKEMLSTLLKRMIKKSESMSYE; via the coding sequence ATGTCTTTGAACATGAATAGTGCATCGATTGAAAAGTCATTGAGGTATTTATCGGTGCAAGTAAGACTGTATGGTCGTGAAATATTAAAAGAATATAAATTATCAAAAATTCAATTTATCACACTACAATGGGTGAGTGATTCGAACGGTCAAACGATCGGAGAGGTCGCTAAAAAGTTAAATCTTGCGTATTCGACAACGACAGATATTATAGACAAACTCGAATGTAGTGGTTTTGTGCGTAGAGAGCGTGGTCATAAAGATAAACGTGTCGTTCTCGTAAAAATTGAACAAAAAGGTACGGAACTATTGTCTCAAGTTATTAAAAAGCGCGTACAGTTCATCGATGAAATTACGTGTGATTTTACAGAAGATGAGAAAGAAATGTTATCCACTTTGCTTAAACGAATGATTAAAAAAAGTGAGTCGATGTCATATGAATAA
- the rdgB gene encoding RdgB/HAM1 family non-canonical purine NTP pyrophosphatase has product MSKIVIASGNKGKINDFKSIFKQFEVVGIQSILEDFDPVEDGETFKDNALIKALEGAKRTNLPVISDDSGLSVEALEGAPGVRSARFAGDDATDQENNKKLLQLMKGEENRSAYFTSVIAVAFPDGTAYTYEGVVFGEILEAPVGTNGFGYDPLFQTLDGKKFGELSTDEKSEISHRKRAIDKLLEDENLFNRLQS; this is encoded by the coding sequence ATGAGCAAAATAGTAATTGCAAGTGGTAATAAAGGTAAAATTAATGATTTCAAATCAATTTTTAAACAGTTCGAAGTCGTTGGGATTCAATCTATTTTAGAAGATTTTGATCCTGTAGAAGATGGTGAAACGTTTAAAGATAATGCTTTAATAAAAGCATTAGAAGGTGCAAAACGTACGAATCTACCTGTAATCAGTGACGATTCAGGATTATCAGTAGAAGCGTTAGAAGGTGCTCCAGGAGTAAGATCTGCACGTTTTGCTGGAGATGACGCGACTGATCAAGAAAATAACAAAAAGTTATTACAATTAATGAAAGGTGAAGAAAACAGATCCGCATACTTTACTTCTGTTATTGCGGTCGCATTTCCGGATGGAACAGCGTATACGTATGAGGGCGTTGTATTCGGTGAAATATTAGAAGCACCAGTTGGCACTAATGGATTTGGATACGACCCGCTCTTTCAAACGTTAGATGGTAAAAAGTTTGGCGAGTTATCGACAGATGAAAAATCTGAGATTTCCCATCGAAAACGTGCCATCGACAAGTTATTAGAAGATGAAAACTTATTTAATAGACTTCAAAGTTAG